One Streptomyces sp. L2 genomic window carries:
- a CDS encoding polysaccharide pyruvyl transferase family protein, whose product MNATSYLIAAAGIPNYGDEAIAAGWLRHLARTAPDRNVVLDCVDPARARRTLGGLHPRATFTDTLWRLSRAPGRPGPAEAVARVERAVLAADAEQDPGLRQLLAADVVHLLGGGYVNGLCPQHLGLVAGAGAAVRRSGGRAALTGLGLWPAFDDDGSALRHAVEPFTVLDVRDEVSLRALARTDARCTGDDLFLDAGPQLYRTDGEELPPVMVCAQTVELLDLAVKTVEAWGEGGGDGERIGLVECDPGDDHEVFAEAARRWPAARTYSAASLLTDGFPATAGQTWITSRFHPHLVAAAAGAAGVALDHGPAGYYAVKHRSLVECGSGWRISGGADIPERPEGKGFSPARQEELRTIKQRIAAEIHS is encoded by the coding sequence ATGAACGCCACCTCGTATCTGATCGCCGCCGCGGGCATCCCCAACTACGGCGACGAGGCCATCGCCGCGGGCTGGCTGCGGCACCTCGCCCGCACCGCCCCCGACCGGAACGTCGTCCTCGACTGCGTCGACCCCGCACGCGCCCGGCGCACACTCGGCGGTCTGCACCCGCGCGCCACGTTCACCGACACCCTGTGGCGGCTCTCCCGCGCCCCCGGCCGCCCCGGCCCCGCCGAGGCGGTGGCCCGGGTCGAGCGAGCCGTCCTCGCCGCCGACGCCGAACAGGACCCAGGGCTACGGCAGTTGCTCGCCGCCGACGTCGTCCACCTGCTCGGCGGCGGCTACGTCAACGGGCTCTGCCCCCAGCACCTCGGCCTCGTCGCCGGGGCCGGCGCGGCCGTCCGCCGCTCGGGCGGGCGCGCCGCGCTCACCGGACTCGGCCTGTGGCCCGCCTTCGACGACGACGGCAGCGCGCTGCGGCACGCCGTGGAACCGTTCACCGTGCTCGACGTGCGCGACGAGGTCTCCCTGCGGGCGCTGGCCCGCACCGACGCCCGCTGCACCGGCGACGACCTCTTCCTCGACGCCGGGCCGCAGCTGTACCGGACGGACGGGGAGGAGCTGCCGCCGGTGATGGTCTGCGCGCAGACCGTGGAACTCCTCGACCTCGCCGTCAAGACCGTCGAGGCGTGGGGGGAGGGCGGCGGCGACGGCGAGCGGATCGGCCTCGTCGAGTGCGACCCCGGCGACGACCACGAGGTGTTCGCCGAGGCCGCCCGGCGCTGGCCCGCCGCCCGCACCTACAGCGCCGCATCACTGCTGACGGACGGGTTCCCGGCCACCGCCGGGCAGACCTGGATCACCTCCCGCTTCCACCCGCACCTGGTCGCCGCCGCAGCCGGAGCCGCCGGTGTCGCCCTCGACCACGGGCCCGCCGGGTACTACGCCGTCAAGCACCGCTCCCTCGTCGAGTGCGGCTCCGGCTGGCGGATCAGCGGGGGCGCCGACATCCCGGAACGACCCGAGGGCAAGGGCTTCTCCCCGGCCCGCCAGGAGGAACTGCGCACCATCAAGCAGCGCATCGCAGCGGAGATCCACTCGTGA
- a CDS encoding acyl-CoA dehydrogenase yields MTAAVPADAGLTGAADAGAGLERRLGDPWDQANPYGFRALLQAEERSELLGPAEEALTASGFGAHLVPAALGGRLTRADELARAVRPVFRRDLALGFGHGITSLFAASAVWAAGSQAQRAHLAGLLCGGGRVAIVHHNLAHGSAVLRGELAARPHRSGGYTLSGRKDMVINAERADALVVYARTADAPAPGRGSHSVLLVDPAALPEGAVRALPRKVTGGMRGCHFSGFDFDDCPVPDDALIGAEGDGVRLALRTFQLNRALIPAAAIASVDTALRGAVRAQLGRGREDFGRHGPLLAGVFADLLACDAFASATLRSLHLLPDSAHLAAAAVKYLVPELLRDDVEALTTVLAADSTDPALPLTRALTAKLLRDLPAAGLGHAGTAACQAVIAPQLPLLARTSWFRAAEPPDAVLRPGGELPPLDLGALAVAGGDDFLAAALNATAGRLRDRRDQGAYERTLAAYARGFTAELWALHDRCAALPAGARPDLSSPEWCALVDRYALLSAAGAVVALWERRRDDGTFTGDPAWALLALSRLAGRLGLDLPEPPEGCVARVLAEVVARLRAGTGYDLHRTPLAEGEDLP; encoded by the coding sequence GTGACAGCCGCCGTTCCCGCCGATGCCGGCCTGACGGGCGCGGCCGACGCCGGGGCCGGGCTGGAGCGGCGGCTCGGGGACCCCTGGGACCAGGCGAACCCGTACGGATTCCGGGCGCTGCTCCAGGCGGAGGAGCGGTCCGAACTCCTCGGCCCGGCCGAGGAGGCGCTCACCGCGTCCGGTTTCGGCGCGCACCTGGTGCCGGCCGCCCTCGGCGGGCGACTGACCCGCGCCGACGAACTGGCGCGGGCGGTGCGGCCCGTGTTCCGCCGGGACCTGGCGCTCGGGTTCGGGCACGGCATCACGTCCCTGTTCGCCGCGTCCGCCGTATGGGCGGCCGGGTCCCAGGCGCAGCGCGCCCACCTGGCCGGCCTGCTGTGCGGCGGCGGCCGCGTGGCCATCGTGCACCACAACCTCGCCCACGGCAGCGCCGTCCTGCGCGGCGAACTCGCCGCGCGACCACACCGATCAGGCGGGTACACCCTGAGCGGGCGCAAGGACATGGTGATCAACGCCGAACGCGCCGACGCCCTCGTCGTCTACGCCCGCACCGCCGACGCCCCGGCCCCCGGCCGCGGCAGCCACTCCGTGCTCCTCGTCGACCCGGCGGCGCTCCCGGAGGGCGCCGTGCGCGCTCTGCCCCGCAAGGTCACCGGAGGCATGCGCGGCTGCCACTTCTCGGGCTTCGACTTCGACGACTGCCCGGTCCCGGACGACGCCCTGATCGGCGCCGAGGGCGACGGCGTCCGGCTCGCCCTGCGCACCTTCCAGCTCAACCGCGCCCTCATCCCGGCCGCCGCGATCGCCTCCGTCGACACCGCGCTGCGCGGCGCCGTACGGGCCCAACTAGGCCGTGGCCGCGAAGACTTCGGACGGCACGGTCCGCTGCTCGCCGGGGTCTTCGCGGACCTGCTGGCCTGCGACGCGTTCGCCTCCGCGACGCTGCGTTCGCTCCACCTGCTCCCGGACAGCGCCCACCTGGCCGCCGCGGCGGTCAAGTACCTGGTGCCCGAACTGCTGCGGGACGACGTCGAGGCCCTCACCACGGTGCTCGCCGCCGACAGCACGGACCCGGCGCTGCCGCTCACCCGGGCGCTGACCGCGAAGCTGCTGCGCGACCTGCCGGCCGCCGGCCTCGGCCACGCGGGCACCGCCGCCTGCCAGGCCGTCATCGCGCCCCAGCTCCCGCTGCTCGCCCGCACGTCCTGGTTCCGGGCGGCCGAACCGCCCGACGCCGTACTGCGGCCGGGGGGCGAGCTGCCCCCGCTCGACCTGGGCGCCCTCGCCGTGGCCGGCGGCGACGACTTCCTCGCCGCCGCCCTGAACGCCACCGCGGGACGGCTGCGCGACCGCCGCGACCAGGGGGCCTACGAGCGGACGCTCGCCGCGTACGCGCGCGGCTTCACCGCCGAACTCTGGGCGCTGCACGACCGCTGCGCCGCCCTGCCGGCCGGCGCCCGGCCCGACCTGAGCAGCCCCGAGTGGTGCGCGCTCGTCGACCGGTACGCGCTGCTCTCGGCGGCCGGCGCGGTGGTCGCCCTGTGGGAACGCCGCCGTGACGACGGCACGTTCACCGGCGACCCGGCCTGGGCCCTGCTCGCCCTGAGCAGGCTCGCGGGCCGCCTCGGACTCGACCTGCCGGAACCACCGGAAGGTTGCGTGGCCCGGGTGCTGGCGGAGGTGGTGGCGCGGCTCCGTGCGGGGACCGGCTACGACCTGCACCGCACGCCCCTGGCGGAAGGAGAGGACCTCCCATGA
- a CDS encoding 4'-phosphopantetheinyl transferase superfamily protein translates to MTDTALTDVAITDAAITDTGSTGTTAPALTVGEPLYVPGIEGPWAPVRQALRWHGHAVVHGHWQRWLPAALADPDLRNLLGGRDWERFSGLTDPTARSRFAASRLLVRHAVGAALSVDPGSVELSYKPGGRPYIRGCGQIELSLSHTRDLIVVALSGRGRIGVDTELSDRRVRYAAVERSLCSPAERARLAHLDEAARNRELLRIWTLKEAYTKALGQGMRLGFHQFGFGSDGELCGPDGRPAGHGEWGFGTHWLPDGYLISVARQDAGLGDSGGVDGADTGVATMLDEGFMGEIVELLGPANRPAHGGAT, encoded by the coding sequence ATGACCGACACTGCCCTGACCGATGTTGCGATCACTGACGCTGCCATCACCGACACCGGCAGCACCGGCACCACCGCGCCCGCCCTCACGGTGGGCGAGCCCCTGTACGTCCCCGGCATCGAGGGCCCCTGGGCCCCCGTCCGGCAGGCCCTTCGCTGGCACGGGCACGCGGTCGTGCACGGGCACTGGCAGCGCTGGCTGCCCGCCGCCCTCGCCGACCCCGATCTGCGCAATCTGCTGGGCGGCCGGGACTGGGAGCGGTTCAGCGGGCTGACCGACCCCACGGCCCGTTCCCGGTTCGCCGCGTCCCGGCTGCTGGTGCGGCACGCGGTCGGCGCGGCCCTGAGCGTCGACCCGGGGTCCGTCGAGCTGAGCTACAAACCGGGCGGTCGGCCCTACATTCGCGGCTGCGGTCAGATCGAGCTGAGCCTCAGCCACACCCGGGACCTGATCGTCGTCGCCCTCAGCGGGCGCGGCCGGATCGGCGTCGACACCGAACTGTCCGACCGGCGCGTCCGCTACGCCGCCGTCGAGCGCAGCCTGTGCAGCCCGGCCGAACGCGCCCGGCTGGCCCACCTGGACGAGGCCGCCCGCAACCGGGAACTCCTGCGCATCTGGACCCTCAAGGAGGCCTACACCAAGGCGCTCGGGCAGGGCATGCGGCTCGGCTTCCACCAGTTCGGCTTCGGCTCCGACGGCGAGCTGTGCGGCCCCGACGGCCGGCCGGCCGGCCACGGCGAATGGGGATTCGGCACGCACTGGCTGCCCGACGGCTATCTCATCAGCGTGGCCCGCCAGGACGCCGGACTCGGCGACAGCGGCGGGGTCGACGGCGCCGACACCGGCGTCGCCACGATGCTCGACGAGGGGTTCATGGGCGAGATCGTGGAACTGCTCGGACCGGCGAACCGCCCGGCGCACGGCGGGGCGACCTGA
- a CDS encoding response regulator transcription factor yields the protein MIRILIAEDMHMLRRALVSLLELEDDLEVVAELASGAEIVPTAQKLRPDVAVLDIDLPGTDGITAAEALHSTVPDCRVLILTSLGRPGNLRRALSAHASGFMLKDAEPEQLSEAVRKVAAGERVIDPQLALSALDAGASPLTEREAEVLRLAADGEEPAQIAHKLYLSAGTVRNYLTTVVTKLGARNRVDAIRIARDSGWL from the coding sequence ATGATCCGCATTCTCATCGCCGAAGACATGCACATGCTGCGTCGTGCCCTGGTCTCTCTGCTCGAACTGGAGGACGACCTGGAGGTCGTCGCCGAGCTGGCCTCCGGGGCGGAGATCGTGCCGACGGCGCAGAAGCTGCGGCCGGACGTCGCGGTCCTGGACATCGACCTGCCCGGCACCGACGGCATCACGGCGGCCGAGGCCCTGCACTCGACCGTGCCCGACTGCAGGGTGCTGATCCTCACCAGCCTGGGCCGCCCGGGCAACCTGCGCCGGGCCCTGTCCGCGCACGCCTCCGGCTTCATGCTGAAGGACGCCGAGCCGGAGCAGCTGTCCGAGGCGGTGCGCAAGGTGGCGGCCGGGGAGCGGGTGATCGACCCGCAGCTCGCGCTGTCCGCCCTGGACGCGGGGGCGTCGCCGCTGACCGAGCGGGAGGCGGAGGTGCTGCGGCTCGCCGCCGACGGCGAGGAGCCCGCCCAGATCGCGCACAAGCTGTACCTGTCGGCGGGCACGGTCCGCAACTATCTGACGACGGTCGTGACCAAGCTCGGCGCCCGCAACCGCGTCGACGCGATCCGTATCGCCCGGGACTCCGGCTGGCTGTGA